From a single Brassica rapa cultivar Chiifu-401-42 chromosome A01, CAAS_Brap_v3.01, whole genome shotgun sequence genomic region:
- the LOC103839562 gene encoding S-protein homolog 2-like: MDSLIQLIVIFMVTMFISASISQAQRTTTVVIHNDLEGGLSLGYHCKSGDDLGYKSLAPGGSGSFSFKPDIFGRTLFLCSFSWNYELHFFDIYNQKRDREFEKFGCTQCEWRISKKGPCKLNKYSKMFDICYPWNF, from the coding sequence atggatTCTCTAATACAACTCATAGTTATCTTCATGGTGACTATGTTCATAAGTGCATCTATATCTCAAGCCCAGAGAACGACGACCGTGGTGATACATAATGATCTTGAAGGTGGTTTATCTCTAGGATACCATTGTAAATCGGGGGATGATCTTGGATACAAGAGTTTGGCACCAGGTGGATCAGGATCCTTTAGCTTTAAACCTGATATATTTGGTCGAACGTTATTTTTGTGTAGCTTTAGTTGGAATTATGAGTTGCATTTTTTTGATATCTATAACCAAAAGAGAGACAGAGAATTTGAAAAGTTTGGATGCACACAATGCGAATGGAGGATAAGCAAAAAGGGACCATGCAAACTTAACAAATACAGTAAAATGTTTGATATTTGTTATCCCTGGAATTTTTAA
- the LOC103839551 gene encoding S-protein homolog 2-like, with amino-acid sequence MDSLTQLIVIFMMTMFISATISQATTTVVIHNNLEGGLSLGYHCKSGDDDLGYKSLAPGGSGSFDFNPDIFGRTLFFCSFSWNSESHSFDIYSQKRDKEFEKFGCTQCEWRISKKGPCKLNKYSKMFDICYPWDA; translated from the coding sequence ATGGATTCTCTAACACAACTCATAGTTATCTTCATGATGACTATGTTCATAAGTGCAACTATATCTCAAGCGACGACGACCGTGGTGATACATAATAATCTTGAAGGTGGTTTATCGCTAGGATACCATTGTAAATCGGGGGATGATGATCTTGGATACAAGAGTTTGGCACCAGGTGGATCAGGATCCTTTGACTTTAACCCTGATATATTTGGTCGTACCTTATTTTTTTGTAGCTTCAGTTGGAATAGTGAGTCGCATTCTTTTGATATCTATAGCCAAAAGAGAGACAAAGAATTTGAAAAGTTTGGATGCACACAATGCGAATGGAGGATAAGCAAAAAGGGACCATGCAAACTTAACAAATACAGTAAAATGTTTGATATTTGTTATCCCTGGGATGCTTAA